A DNA window from Archocentrus centrarchus isolate MPI-CPG fArcCen1 chromosome 15, fArcCen1, whole genome shotgun sequence contains the following coding sequences:
- the LOC115793595 gene encoding uncharacterized protein LOC115793595, translated as MEEPEQFSQLEKAAQAVAKATENMAALASRQMHETEDEVFHMEMSSLLESFTVCGQHVLLAAQKLSIEPSLTEHREELIAAVQNVFLGVVKVLLVDDDAAVRKVIAAADQVLECLSEVGSSSDIKSLLKSFQMFSEALLLLSRLTVERANSLQDPRQTKQLLDSLDTLRRCISMLHTAMCTTIKHPTNEQAQQAKRYILNQVQHTIGDITATLKSDCHRGPLGPCGYYTGKRNSLLQLLTNPSTSSIRESSFDSLVRDLVFHCMVVANMSRRELQQRVVCHCRHILQFWSDIKRILKSSEDPDEETCTFLVQHIQMLDETLTTTVLYQVMDTLIAASSTADKLLRVILVVDSPTKMDLNFIQPDVEDFISSTDRIIEVTNFISAIAVDAKRLENVENSRACLSRLRAQIAPLSLELADNSMQTVQKLHEVCQKWEEETDQLQDAFSDIMDVREFTSIAINEMVSDRHGCDTAYREQSYEQFTEHAANLICHMKLAIHSVKRHLDRSDEPIYRNGLLVLLKQVQSSRAKVAESVRNMLNGSALNVEAYSTFSDNVSTVVQDFKVLRAGLDGQQHPHLLSPLREGARQLEITQPCLPVKDTCELNVDDFLRGSDVPFFELLGKETEHKEQHTDQGTIKAEPDHKYDSDDLMIPAVSDEPILIRRPLECDLLPLLYEVVTVTKGKDVTLLSQACTGVLELSNCYAQAAKEALAIVDAVDCQTLEIFRAELVSLTPLLVQTAQETAMSSAMSTESIFKHSAQFSDLINNIRKVLLPAAGTWYHTVYTELQGNLPNMAASSAQQLNEAMTLCADVVQLVTSSDLTSQTDGQETFNVLHGKLTKAQNNTRQLIEFSTSYEGQDDQLEGICILWGLSIQILLNSLDKILGTSTALNHLNPQKQLSVLSENSLRIQEAARLTSLNCKSAYRSKQLTEYQDELKTLTEACLKAAEEFDIMPSVAQLAKSEFFQRNLLIKIRVLFGHLSKVNKDYDATFQNLLSIVYFAAEHFRENNAEDTEQTFEHAAQTLFENVKSATRRVEDCLNYIRDPRARSNLRSINDHLSFQISDIISRARLMLETHYICDTLSLDVQIHCWSAKAHYVAEEVRKQDGIHQEVKEHIKAGLQGRTPEDIDKVLATIPSKLKEMEFPADTTITSNQIGNTENVDAAESSINMASVAKYGPGITGKDDSATFGLCKEASSLTYTSLFLKQESNSWDPKDNRIVQVTRKTADTVCYMTQYLKKKGPIPNKEAFVSAAKDVIANCQSVTQFIRVIANHSLDKQCTVELSLIVEQILTITNQLSIISSVNAVTPGCKSSDEILVKNAQNLLQTVLRGVRAAETACIKGLKQPEPNSDGAEATALCFQWKRNLEIHRAQQTSNPETDDLGLRKTSAHPLAPSLAPRVNV; from the exons ATGGAGGAACCTGAACAATTCAGCCAGCTGGAGAAGGCGGCTCAGGCTGTGGCTAAAGCTACtgagaacatggcagcattaGCTTCCAG GCAAATGCATGAGACAGAGGATGAAGTTTTTCACATGGAGATGTCCTCCCTGCTAGAGTCATTCACTGTGTGTGGGCAGCATGTGCTGCTGGCAGCTCAGAAACTGAGCATTGAGCCAAGTTTAACTGAGCACAGAGAGGAGCTCATCGCTGCTGTGCAAAATGTTTTCCTCGGAGTAGTCAAG GTTCTCTTGGTGGATGATGATGCTGCTGTCAGGAAAGTTATAGCTGCTGCTGATCAGGTTTTGGAGTGCCTGTCTGAAGTTGGCTCCTCCTCAGATATCAAATCTCTGCTTAAGTCTTTCCAAATGTTTTCTGAGGCTCTTCTTCTCCTCAGCAGACTGACAGTGGAGAGAGCAAATTCCTTACAGGATCccagacaaacaaaacagctcCTTGATTCGTTGGACACCCTGAGAAGGTGCATCTCCATGCTGCACACGGCCATGTGTACAACCATCAAACACCCCACCAATGAGCAAGCCCAACAAGCCAAGAGGTACATTCTGAACCAGGTTCAGCACACCATCGGTGACATTACCGCAACCCTCAAGAGTGACTGCCACAGAGGACCACTGGGACCCTGTGGGTATTATACTGGGAAGCGTAACAGTCTGTTACAACTACTCACTAATCCCTCCACCTCCTCAATCCGAGAAAGCAGCTTTGACAGTCTGGTCAGAGATCTTGTGTTTCATTGTATGGTTGTGGCAAACATGTCTCGCAGAGAGCTTCAGCAAAGAGTGGTGTGCCACTGTCGTCACATCCTGCAGTTCTGGTCTGacataaaaaggattttaaagtcCTCAGAGGATCCTGATGAGGAGACCTGCACGTTCCTGGTCCAGCACATACAAATGCTCGATGAAACTTTGACGACTACTGTTCTTTATCAGGTCATGGACACACTTATTGCAGCGTCGTCTACAGCTGACAAACTTTTAAGAGTGATCTTAGTTGTCGATTCCCCTACAAAGATGGATCTAAACTTTATTCAGCCAGACGTCGAGGATTTCATTTCTTCCACTGACAGAATAATCGAGGTTACAAATTTTATCTCAGCTATTGCCGTTGATGCTAAGAGGTTAGAGAATGTGGAAAATTCACGAGCATGTCTTTCAAGACTCAGGGCTCAAATCGCTCCTCTTTCACTGGAGCTGGCAGATAACTCAATGCAAACTGTTCAAAAGCTTCACGAAGTGTGTCAGAAATGGGAGGAGGAGACTGATCAGCTTCAGGATGCCTTCAGTGATATAATGGACGTGAGGGAGTTCACCAGCATTGCTATTAATGAGATGGTTAGTGACCGCCATGGATGTGACACAGCATACAGAGAGCAAAGCTATGAACAGTTTACTGAACATGCAGCAAACCTGATTTGTCACATGAAGCTGGCGATTCACTCAGTGAAGAGGCACTTGGATAGAAGTGATGAACCCATCTATAGGAATGGCCTTTTGGTCCTGCTGAAGCAGGTTCAGTCATCTCGAGCCAAAGTAGCCGAGTCAGTCAGAAACATGCTTAATGGATCCGCTCTGAATGTGGAAGCATATTCTACATTTAGTGACAATGTTTCCACGGTCGTTCAGGATTTTAAGGTGCTTAGAGCAGGACTGGACGGCCAACAGCATCCGCATCTCCTGAGCCCACTGCGAGAGGGGGCACGTCAGCTTGAAATCACACAGCCATGTCTGCCAGTCAAAGACACCTGTGAACTGAATGTGGATGATTTTTTAAGAGGCTCCGATGTTCCTTTTTTTGAGCTTTTGGGAAAAGAAACCGAACATAAGGAGCAGCACACAGATCAGGGAACCATAAAAGCGGAACCGGATCATAAATATGACAGCGATGATTTAATGATCCCAGCTGTCTCAGATGAGCCTATACTGATCCGCAGGCCTCTCGAATGTGACCTTTTACCCCTCTTGTATGAAGTTGTAACTGTGACTAAAGGGAAAGACGTGACACTGCTCAGCCAGGCCTGCACTGGTGTTCTTgagctgtcaaactgttatgCCCAAGCTGCAAAGGAAGCCTTGGCCATTGTGGATGCGGTTGATTGTCAGACTTTGGAAATCTTTAGGGCCGAGTTGGTGTCCCTGACCCCGCTGCTCGTCCAAACAGCTCAAGAGACAGCAATGAGCTCAGCGATGAGCACAGAGAGCATCTTTAAACACAGCGCACAGTTTTCTGACCTTATTAACAACATCCGAAAGGTTTTGCTGCCAGCAGCTGGGACCTGGTATCACACTGTTTACACTGAGCTGCAAGGGAATCTGCCAAACATGGCAGCCAGTTCTGCACAGCAACTAAATGAAGCAATGACTTTATGTGCTGATGTGGTCCAACTCGTGACATCGTCTGATTTAACCTCACAAACTGATGGTCAAGAAACATTCAACGTTTTACACGGCAAGCTGACCAAAGCCCAGAACAACACAAGGCAACTTATAGAGTTTTCCACCTCATATGAAGGACAGGATGATCAGCTTGAGGGGATTTGTATCCTCTGGGGTCTCTCTATTCAAATTTTACTTAATTCTCTGGATAAGATTTTAGGAACATCAACTGCACTGAACCATTTGAACCCTCAGAAGCAGCTCTCAGTGTTGTCTGAGAACTCGCTTCGAATCCAAGAGGCAGCACGGCTCACCAGCTTGAATTGCAAAAGTGCTTATAGATCAAAACAGTTAACAGAATACCAGGATGAACTGAAAACACTGACTGAGgcctgccttaaagctgcagaagAATTTGACATAATGCCAAGTGTGGCGCAACTTGCAAAATCTGAATTTTTTCAGAGAAATCTTTTGATTAAAATTAGAGTGCTCTTTGGTCATTTAAGCAAAGTGAATAAGGACTATGATGCTACGTTTCAAAATCTTCTCAGCATTGTTTATTTTGCTGCTGAACACTTCAGAGAGAACAACGCAGAAGATACAGAGCAAACATTTGAACACGCAGCACAAACGctctttgaaaatgtaaaatctgcAACCAGAAGAGTGGAGGACTGCTTAAACTACATCCGTGACCCACGAGCGCGCTCCAATCTGAGGTCCATCAACGACCACCTGTCTTTTCAAATCTCAGATATAATCAGCAGGGCGAGGCTCATGCTAGAGACTCACTATATTTGTGACACGCTCAGTCTGGATGTGCAGATACACTGCTGGTCAGCTAAAGCTCACTATGTGGCGGAAGAGGTCAGGAAGCAAGATGGGATTCACCAAGAGGTGAAAGAGCACATAAAGGCTGGACTACAGGGCAGAACACCTGAGGATATTGACAAAGTATTGGCTACAATCCCATCTAAACTCAAGGAAATGGAATTTCCCGCTGACACAACAATAACTTCAAACCAGATAGGCAATACAGAAAATGTAGATGCTGCAGAAAGCAGTATAAATATGGCATCTGTGGCCAAATATGGACCTGGAATTACTGGAAAAGAT GATAGTGCTACATTTGGTTTGTGCAAAGAAGCCTCATCGCTGACCTACACCTCACTTTTTCTAAAGCAAGAAAGCAACAGCTGGGATCCCAAGGACAACAGAATAGTTCAGGTGACCAGGAAGACGGCTGACACAGTTTGTTACATGACTCAGTACTTGAAGAAAAAAGGTCCAATACCG aATAAAGAGGCTTTTGTCTCTGCAGCCAAAGATGTGATCGCAAACTGCCAGTCAGTTACCCAGTTTATCAGAGTTATTGCCAACCACAGCCTCGACAAACAGTGCACAGTTGAACTCTCCCTCATTGTTGAGCAGATTCTCACCATCACCAATCAGCTCAGCATCATTTCCAG TGTCAATGCTGTAACTCCTGGGTGCAAATCATCTGATGAGATCCTGGTGAAGAACGCACAAAATCTACTCCAGACTGTCTTGCGTGGGGTCCGTGCTGCAGAAACGGCCTGCATTAAA ggtCTGAAGCAGCCTGAGCCAAATTCGGATGGTGCAGAAGCTACAGCTTTGTGTTTCCAGTGGAAGAGGAACCTGGAGATCCATCGAGCCCAGCAGACCTCTAATCCAGAGACCGATGATCTGGGACTGAGGAAGACGTCAGCACACCCTTTAGCCCCTAGTCTTGCCCCGCGGGTTAATGTATGA
- the zc3h6 gene encoding zinc finger CCCH domain-containing protein 6: MASVSLVSSPPAPVLDKNMTDSELAGDEREDGELEDGEIDDEGIGIEEDNKEATEANEEKEKEREKEKEKIKEKEEKVHRHSRKRYRKTREKRRSKRRRRDRPKHHSPSSSSSSDSYDSDYDRPERPKNRKSLGSNRESDGQSSQHSKGGNTHKSPPHKSSDFDKYSDYSDDKYDYDDEEDDYDDDMSEYQQSKDSSSQGKGRHAKDQMNRGNMRGMKQQQYGQRGRGRGSGPGRGRGMLNKNKKLKGKPWGGRGRGRGGEQGMEDLLQEGKNSSGFQKKRPIMSKEFINQHTVEHNGRYICKYFLEGRCIKGEQCKFEHELVIPDKKKELCKFYLQGYCSKGDNCIYMHNEYPCKFFHTGAKCYQGDNCKFSHEPLTDVTKELLDKIINTEEENAREDELELEDLRKQGISPLPKPPPGVGLLPTPGQSSPTDGAGKKIPSLFEIKVQPTVDLAQKIGLSGSNYPQNQGECTGQFTGDSEDTQSSSMVPSGSSVPPPGSPVPVGHPTVPPMPQSPPGQHPPHGFPMQPPIPPSQPPPFHGNRPNINPQMNIQRPPFPPIPDLQMAQNLFPFPSVGQNPVDFLSSFLRNQTVGQQGVDPSLAFIQNLQQQIGAESQLQSLPPAVQKAILLHLTQQQQQQQESNPQGSEAQRADGQDENASRDETTNWYSSDDEDGSCVSSILKSLKKQNEMQQSQTKTAPVASALGDPRLIKERAPPSDPRVKADPRQRPPDVKKESDGASDPRLSRDPRKIRPVEPSSYRQQSQPVHQKPLTGEDDDEGERELRDRAVLIPLDASPGVVLRDPRCQLKQFSHIRVDILLQRPVFAQTVVWAPEDLIPSLVPKQEHSINLPLPPLIADAQMNRTNLPDHPPVSSPPLADPRLAAARLKERMSRLPSGSLESRSSTERPVDPRQQKSLDPRLKRTGSLDSKLLGQKEPYSGGGPVDPRLQKASASPSPHAARAQPEPERLPPYAPRLASSGGGLESPTTILGGISLYDPRSQTEQVQKEQADPPKKTGILKQPAKKDNTAAPALSPTQRSGSFEEVKSTDVADQTPPSTSPTAPPASPAKPPAVHNLPIQALAGLIRPQYTDPRQAKQGGQGSTGAQEEAEEKKEQEEEEATEEELKQEDPEEEADDRTLKDVFKTFDPTASPFCQ, translated from the exons AGAGGATGGTGAACTTGAAGATGGAGAAATAGATGATGAAGGGATTGGAATTGAAGAGGACAACAAGGAGGCTACAGAGGCtaatgaagagaaagagaaggaaagggagaaagaaaaagagaaaattaaagagaaagaagaaaaggttCACAGACACTCCAGGAAACGATACAGAAAGACCCGAGAGAAGAGGAGGTCTAAAAGAAGGAGACGCGATAGACCGAAA CATCACTCCCcctccagcagctccagctCCGACAGTTACGACTCTGACTATGACCGACCGGAAAGGCCCAAAAACAGGAAGAGCCTGGGGTCTAATCGAGAGTCTGATGGCCAGTCCTCTCAG CATTCAAAGGGAGGCAACACACACAAGTCCCCGCCGCACAAGAGCAGTGATTTCGACAAATACAGCGACTACAGTGACGACAAGTACGACTACGATGACGAGGAGGACGATTATGACGATGACATGTCCGAGTATCAGCAGTCAAAAGATTCGTCAAGTCAAGGAAAGGGACGGCACGCTAAAGACCAGATGAACAGAGGAAACATGAGGGGGATGAAGCAACAACAGT ATGGGCAGAGGGGAAGAGGCAGAGGGAGTGGACCCGGGAGAGGACGTGGAATGCTAAACAAGAACAAGAAGCTGAAGGGCAAACCCTGGGGAGGACGTGGACGAGGTCGAGGAGGAGAACAGGGAATGGAAGACCTGCTACAG gaaggaaaaaattCCTCTGGATTTCAGAAGAAGCGGCCAATAATGAGCAAGGAATTTATCAATCAGCATACTGTTGAACACAACGGGAGGTACATCTGCAAGTATTTCCTGGAGGGCCGGTGCATCAAG GGCGAGCAGTGCAAGTTTGAACATGAGCTTGTTATACCAGATAAGAAAAAGGAGCTTTGTAAGTTTTACCTTCAAGGATACTGCAGTAAAGGAGATAATTGCATTTACATGCACA ATGAATACCCGTGCAAGTTCTTCCATACTGGAGCCAAATGTTATCAAGGAGACAACTGCAAATTCTCCCACGAACCTTTGACCGATGTGACCAAGGAGTTGCTTGATAAg atAATTAATACTGAAGAGGAGAATGCCCGGGAGGATGAGTTGGAGCTGGAGGACCTTAGAAAGCAGGGTATTTCGCCACTTCCAAAGCCTCCTCCTGGTGTTGGACTGCTGCCCACTCCTGGTCAGAGCAGTCCTACAGATGGAGCAGGGAAGAAGATCCCCTCTCTTTTTGAAATCAAAGTTCAACCAACTGTAGACTTGGCACAAAAAATCGGTCTGAG TGGATCCAACTACCCTCAGAATCAAGGAGAATGCACAGGTCAGTTTACTGGAGATTCAGAGGACACGCAGAGCAGCAGTATGGTGCCTTCAGGCTCTTCTGTTCCTCCCCCTGGATCGCCTGTCCCCGTGGGTCACCCCACTGTGCCACCGATGCCACAAAGCCCaccaggccagcacccaccacaTGGCTTTCCGATGCAGCCGCCGATCCCCCCCAGTCAACCTCCACCTTTCCATGGAAACCGACCTAATATAAACCCACAGATGAATATACAGAGGCCTCCGTTCCCCCCTATACCAGATCTGCAGATGGCACAAAATCTCTTCCCTTTTCCATCTGTGGGTCAGAACCCAGTAGACTTCCTTAGCAGCTTCCTCCGAAACCAAACAGTTGGTCAACAAGGAG TAGACCCTAGTCTGGCCTTCATACAGAATCTCCAGCAGCAGATTGGTGCAGAGTCACAGTTACAGTCTTTACCACCAGCAGTACAGAAAGCCATCCTCTTACACCTgacacagcagcaacaacaacaacaggagtCAAATCCACAGGGGAGTGAAGCACAGAGAGCAGATGGCCAGGATGAAAATGCAAGCAGAG ATGAAACTACAAACTGGTACTCAAGCGATGATGAGGATGGGAGCTGTGTTTCCTCCATTCTTAAATCTCTGAAGAAGCAGAATGAGATGCAGCAGTCTCAGACCAAGACTGCCCCAGTGGCTTCAGCACTGGGTGATCCCCGCCTTATCAAGGAGAGGGCTCCACCCAGTGATCCACGTGTCAAGGCCGACCCTAGACAGCGACCCCCAGATGTAAAAAAGGAGTCAGACGGAGCTTCGGATCCACGGCTTTCCAGAGACCCCAGGAAAATTAGACCAGTAGAACCAAGTTCATATCGCCAGCAGAGCCAACCTGTTCATCAAAAGCCGCttacaggagaggatgatgatgaaggaGAGAGGGAACTCAGGGACAGAGCTGTTCTTATCCCTTTAGATGCCAGCCCAGGCGTGGTCCTGAGAGACCCTCGATGCCAGTTAAAGCAGTTTAGTCATATTCGGGTTGACATTCTGCTCCAGCGGCCTGTCTTTGCTCAGACAGTCGTGTGGGCCCCTGAGGATCTCATCCCCTCCCTCGTGCCCAAACAGGAGCACTCCATCAACCTGCCTCTTCCACCTCTCATTGCTGATGCTCAAATGAACCGAACAAACCTGCCCGACCATCCCCCAGTCTCCAGCCCTCCGCTGGCTGATCCCAGACTGGCGGCTGCACGTTTAAAGGAACGTATGAGTCGATTGCCCAGTGGTTCTCTAGAGTCTCGGTCTTCTACGGAGAGACCTGTAGACCCACGCCAGCAAAAGTCTTTGGACCCCAGACTCAAACGTACAGGCAGTCTAGATTCCAAGCTGCTGGGTCAGAAAGAGCCCTACTCTGGGGGAGGACCTGTGGACcccaggctacagaaggccagTGCCAGTCCCTCTCCTCATGCTGCTCGAGCCCAGCCAGAGCCAGAGAGGCTTCCACCATATGCTCCTCGACTGGCATCCTCTGGTGGAGGGTTGGAGAGTCCCACTACGATCCTGGGAGGCATCAGCCTGTATGATCCTCGTTCTCAAACCGAGCAGGTTCAGAAGGAACAGGCTGATCCTCCTAAAAAGACGGGGATTCTTAAACAGCCGGCTAAgaaagacaacacagcagcaccagcactgTCACCAACCCAACGAAGTGGATCGTTCGAAGAAGTTAAAAGCACAGATGTTGCAGATCAGACTCCACCTTCCACTTCTCCTACAGCGCCTCCTGCCTCACCTGCCAAACCCCCTGCCGTTCATAATCTCCCCATCCAGGCTCTGGCTGGGCTAATCCGACCCCAGTACACTGACCCGAGGCAGGCTAAACAGGGAGGACAGGGCTCTACAGGGGCACAGGAAGAGGCAGAGGAaaagaaggagcaggaggaggaggaggctacGGAAGAAGAACTAAAACAAGAAGATCCAGAGGAGGAGGCAGATGACAGGACACTAAAGGATGTGTTTAAGACTTTTGACCCCACTGCTTCCCCTTTCTGTCAATAA